From the genome of Spirosomataceae bacterium TFI 002, one region includes:
- a CDS encoding magnesium chelatase subunit I: MAFETKFLKIKTLGELKKSTYSSKSTKQELRDNLLSKLKNKESVFEGIWGYEDTVIPDIERAILSMHHINLLGLRGQAKTRIARQMTQLLDEYIPVIEGSELNDDPLLPLSRYAKDLIAEKGDDTPVAWMHRDERYNEKLATPDVSVADLIGDVDPIKAATMRLPYSDERVIHFGLIPRSHRCIFVINELPDLQARIQVALFNILQEGDIQIRGFKLRLPLDIQFVFTANPEDYTNRGSIVTPLKDRIDSQIVTHYPKSIEIGRKITEQEAKIKKEQSGIIVEDVLKDLIEQIAVVARESEYVDSKSGVSARMTISAYENLMSSAERRALINGENKVRARLSDIYGAVPAINGKIELVYEGEVEGPVYVAQSLIGKAIRTEFLNYFPDPESIKKKKGATNPYKAITSWFANGNEMDLLNDLDQKGYESRLKAIDGLSELVDEVQPKMSKEQKLFMMEFALHGLAEFSLISKKALDKGLQFKDLLDNLFDPNKMNFGDEEEGNYY, encoded by the coding sequence ATGGCATTCGAAACTAAATTCCTGAAAATTAAAACACTTGGTGAGCTTAAGAAAAGCACTTATTCTTCAAAATCCACCAAGCAAGAACTAAGAGACAACTTACTTAGCAAATTAAAAAATAAAGAATCTGTTTTTGAAGGTATATGGGGATACGAGGACACCGTAATTCCAGATATCGAAAGAGCCATACTTTCTATGCACCATATCAATTTATTAGGATTGAGAGGGCAAGCAAAAACTCGTATTGCAAGACAAATGACTCAACTTTTGGATGAGTATATCCCTGTAATTGAAGGCTCGGAGTTAAATGATGACCCATTGCTTCCACTTAGTAGATATGCCAAAGATTTAATTGCTGAAAAAGGAGACGATACGCCAGTTGCTTGGATGCATCGTGATGAGAGGTACAATGAGAAGCTTGCCACGCCTGATGTTTCTGTTGCCGATTTAATAGGTGATGTAGACCCTATCAAGGCAGCAACAATGAGATTACCTTATTCAGATGAAAGAGTAATTCACTTCGGACTTATCCCAAGGTCGCACCGTTGTATTTTTGTAATAAATGAGCTCCCCGACCTTCAAGCCCGTATACAAGTTGCACTTTTTAATATTTTGCAAGAAGGTGATATCCAAATCCGTGGTTTCAAATTAAGGCTACCATTAGACATTCAATTCGTATTTACAGCAAATCCTGAGGATTATACCAATAGAGGAAGTATTGTAACTCCATTGAAAGATCGTATTGACTCTCAAATTGTAACTCACTATCCAAAGAGTATCGAAATTGGAAGAAAAATAACAGAACAAGAGGCCAAAATCAAAAAAGAGCAAAGTGGAATCATTGTAGAAGATGTTCTTAAAGATCTAATAGAGCAAATCGCAGTAGTTGCTCGCGAAAGTGAATACGTAGATAGTAAATCTGGTGTTTCAGCTAGAATGACAATATCTGCATACGAAAACCTCATGAGCTCAGCTGAACGCCGAGCACTTATAAATGGCGAAAACAAAGTAAGAGCCAGATTATCAGATATATATGGAGCTGTTCCGGCTATCAATGGTAAAATAGAATTAGTTTACGAAGGAGAGGTTGAAGGTCCGGTTTACGTAGCTCAAAGCCTAATAGGAAAAGCAATTAGAACTGAGTTCTTGAATTATTTCCCTGATCCCGAAAGCATTAAAAAGAAAAAAGGTGCAACTAATCCCTACAAAGCGATCACATCTTGGTTTGCCAATGGGAATGAAATGGATCTGTTGAACGATCTTGATCAAAAAGGGTACGAATCAAGATTGAAAGCAATTGACGGACTTTCAGAATTAGTTGATGAGGTTCAACCAAAAATGTCAAAAGAGCAAAAACTATTCATGATGGAATTCGCTTTGCATGGCTTGGCAGAATTCTCCTTGATTAGTAAAAAAGCACTTGATAAAGGACTTCAGTTCAAGGATTTGCTTGACAACCTTTTTGATCCAAACAAGATGAACTTTGGCGACGAAGAAGAGGGAAACTACTATTAA
- a CDS encoding uroporphyrinogen-III synthase, translated as MSAENQNSERLRPVKSILVTLDDPGDKRTPYHDLAEKYDLKIDYRNFIDVSGLNHKEFRQQKIDVLAHTAIIFTSRNAVDHFFRLCEELRIEIPIDMKYFCISEQTANYLQKYITIRKRKIFFGRRTAADLEPFILKHKKEKFLFPCSNIRNDTIPDLMEKNGLPLTEAIIYETGPADLSDLTNVFYDVICFFSPSGINSLVTNFPEYHQKNTRLAAFGPTTAQAIIDANFILDIQAPLPNAPSMTGALELYIKDANNL; from the coding sequence ATGAGTGCAGAAAACCAAAATTCAGAAAGATTAAGGCCAGTTAAGAGTATACTAGTGACACTAGATGATCCGGGGGATAAAAGAACCCCTTATCATGACCTCGCTGAGAAGTACGATCTTAAAATTGATTATAGAAATTTTATTGATGTAAGTGGGTTAAACCACAAAGAGTTTCGCCAACAAAAGATTGACGTTTTAGCTCATACTGCGATAATATTTACAAGTAGAAATGCTGTGGATCACTTCTTTAGACTCTGTGAGGAGCTTAGGATTGAGATACCAATTGATATGAAATATTTTTGTATTTCAGAGCAAACAGCTAACTATCTTCAAAAGTATATTACAATTAGAAAACGTAAGATTTTCTTCGGTAGAAGAACCGCTGCGGATCTTGAGCCATTTATCTTGAAACATAAGAAAGAAAAGTTTTTGTTTCCATGTTCAAATATCAGGAATGACACCATTCCAGATTTAATGGAGAAAAATGGTTTACCTCTTACTGAGGCAATTATTTATGAAACTGGTCCTGCGGATCTTTCAGACCTTACGAATGTATTTTATGACGTGATTTGTTTCTTTAGCCCAAGTGGAATTAACTCACTGGTAACTAACTTTCCAGAATATCATCAAAAAAATACGAGACTTGCTGCTTTTGGACCAACTACGGCCCAGGCAATTATAGATGCCAATTTTATATTGGATATTCAGGCTCCTTTGCCCAATGCACCATCTATGACTGGAGCACTTGAGCTGTACATAAAGGATGCAAACAATTTGTAA
- a CDS encoding gliding motility-associated protein GldL: MAANHGPSFLWDKLIPFVYSFGAAFVIIGAMGKIMHYPWASVVLPVALSVEALIFFIYAFQAFLRPTVEYQWEKVYPELDDDFKGEVAPRAAKTGLGLTSKMDDMLANANMSPDIFDNLKQGFSKLTDTVSNFNEIGNATVATKEYAANVSQASQKVNEMNGAYGVAVTAMNSMADATKDAEEYRGQFQKITQNMGALNAVYELELQDTNKHLKAMNAFYGNLSSAMQDMSEASKDTQNFKQELNKLTNNLTSLNGVYGSMLSAMRGGN; the protein is encoded by the coding sequence ATGGCAGCAAATCACGGACCTAGCTTTTTATGGGATAAATTAATCCCTTTTGTCTACAGTTTTGGAGCAGCATTCGTAATCATCGGAGCAATGGGTAAAATTATGCACTACCCGTGGGCAAGTGTGGTATTACCAGTGGCACTTTCAGTAGAAGCACTTATTTTCTTTATATATGCGTTTCAAGCATTCTTAAGACCTACTGTTGAGTACCAATGGGAGAAAGTTTATCCTGAACTTGATGATGATTTCAAAGGTGAAGTAGCACCAAGAGCGGCAAAAACGGGTCTTGGATTAACTTCTAAGATGGATGATATGCTAGCCAATGCAAATATGTCTCCTGATATATTTGATAATTTGAAGCAAGGGTTTTCTAAGTTAACTGATACAGTTTCTAACTTCAATGAGATTGGAAATGCTACTGTTGCAACAAAAGAATATGCTGCCAACGTTAGCCAAGCTTCTCAGAAAGTAAATGAAATGAATGGTGCTTATGGAGTTGCGGTTACTGCAATGAATAGTATGGCTGATGCAACTAAAGATGCTGAAGAATACAGAGGGCAGTTCCAAAAAATAACTCAAAATATGGGAGCATTGAATGCTGTGTATGAGTTGGAGTTACAAGATACTAACAAGCACCTTAAGGCAATGAATGCTTTCTACGGCAACTTGTCTAGTGCTATGCAAGATATGAGTGAGGCCTCTAAGGATACTCAAAACTTCAAGCAAGAATTGAATAAGTTGACAAATAACCTTACTTCATTGAATGGTGTGTACGGAAGTATGCTATCAGCAATGAGAGGAGGTAATTGA
- a CDS encoding L-ribulose 5-phosphate 4-epimerase, with the protein MPWCLGGEKSIKTMLTTYKTLRQECYEANMQLDKLGLVIFTFGNVSAVDRDKGVFAIKPSGVPYADLTPEDIVIMDYDAKVVDGKMRPSSDTKTHAQLYKNWEDIGGITHTHSTYAVAWAQAGLDIPIFGTTHADHTHQDIPCATVLTDEMIKGDYEFETGNQIFDVFKAKKLSHKEVEMVLLQNHGPFTWGKDAAKSVYNAAVLEEIAKMAQLTLSINPDTQRIKDSLRMKHFERKHGKDAYYGQGC; encoded by the coding sequence GTGCCTTGGTGTCTTGGTGGCGAAAAATCGATAAAGACAATGCTAACAACATATAAAACATTAAGACAAGAATGCTACGAGGCCAATATGCAACTCGATAAGTTGGGATTGGTGATATTTACTTTTGGGAATGTAAGTGCGGTAGATAGAGACAAGGGCGTTTTTGCAATTAAACCCAGCGGCGTACCTTATGCTGACCTCACTCCCGAAGACATTGTAATCATGGATTACGATGCCAAAGTCGTTGATGGCAAAATGAGACCTTCGTCAGACACCAAAACCCATGCACAACTGTACAAAAACTGGGAAGACATTGGCGGTATTACGCATACTCATAGCACTTATGCCGTAGCTTGGGCACAAGCAGGACTCGATATTCCGATTTTTGGTACGACACATGCCGATCATACCCATCAAGATATTCCATGTGCAACGGTGCTAACAGACGAAATGATAAAAGGCGACTACGAGTTCGAAACTGGAAATCAGATTTTTGATGTATTTAAAGCCAAAAAGCTTTCTCACAAAGAAGTTGAAATGGTATTGTTACAAAATCATGGTCCTTTCACTTGGGGGAAAGATGCTGCCAAGTCTGTTTACAATGCAGCAGTGCTTGAAGAAATCGCCAAAATGGCTCAGCTAACGCTATCTATCAATCCTGATACCCAAAGAATAAAAGATTCTCTTAGAATGAAACACTTTGAGCGAAAGCATGGGAAAGATGCTTATTACGGGCAAGGGTGTTAA
- a CDS encoding gliding motility-associated lipoprotein GldK/gliding motility-associated lipoprotein GldK,TIGR03529, producing the protein MMNKQTLKSLAKIALLITPLVFMQGCGFMGKTMEKIGIGKGKGGGGDALDPLDGIRDGEIIATARKGYKQTTPAGMVLIPSGSFTMGQADQDVMATRINMNKRVTINPFYMDDTEITNHEYRMFVNSLLADSISVLGEEYIMTKVYPDTTVWSKDFTYHNGDQMTEYYYTSPAFDMYPVVGVSWESAQIFCKWRSDIYNTFRSENEQFSSPRYRLPSQAEWEWAARGGKEGAKYPWGNPYIANGKGCFLANFKPYRGNYRADGYPYTAPANSFNANDFGLHNMAGNVAEWCQDAYSESYMPITWDLNPVYNDPAEPRKVIKGGSWKDVAYYLETGTTGFEYKDETRSYIGFRCVMDRLGTVPGRE; encoded by the coding sequence ATGATGAACAAGCAGACACTAAAGTCACTGGCAAAAATTGCCCTCCTAATTACTCCCCTCGTATTTATGCAGGGTTGTGGGTTTATGGGTAAAACCATGGAGAAAATTGGTATTGGTAAAGGAAAGGGAGGCGGAGGAGATGCTCTGGATCCTTTAGATGGTATCAGAGATGGTGAAATTATCGCTACTGCTCGTAAGGGGTATAAGCAAACAACCCCAGCTGGAATGGTATTGATCCCATCAGGATCTTTTACAATGGGGCAAGCCGATCAAGATGTGATGGCAACACGAATCAACATGAACAAGAGGGTAACAATTAATCCTTTTTACATGGACGATACCGAAATCACTAACCACGAGTATAGAATGTTTGTAAACTCATTGCTTGCAGATTCTATTTCAGTGTTGGGAGAAGAGTACATCATGACTAAGGTTTATCCTGACACAACAGTGTGGAGTAAAGACTTTACTTATCACAACGGTGATCAAATGACTGAGTATTATTATACTAGCCCAGCTTTTGATATGTACCCTGTAGTAGGTGTAAGCTGGGAGTCAGCACAAATATTTTGCAAATGGAGAAGTGATATTTATAATACATTTAGATCTGAAAATGAGCAGTTTAGCTCTCCAAGATATAGACTTCCGTCTCAAGCGGAATGGGAGTGGGCAGCCAGAGGTGGAAAGGAAGGAGCGAAATATCCATGGGGTAACCCATACATTGCTAATGGAAAAGGATGTTTCTTAGCCAACTTTAAGCCATATCGTGGAAACTATCGTGCAGATGGTTACCCATATACAGCTCCAGCAAACTCTTTCAATGCAAACGATTTTGGCCTACATAATATGGCTGGTAACGTAGCTGAGTGGTGTCAAGATGCCTACAGTGAGTCGTACATGCCAATTACATGGGATTTAAATCCGGTATACAACGATCCAGCGGAACCACGTAAAGTTATTAAAGGTGGTTCATGGAAAGATGTAGCATACTACTTGGAAACAGGTACAACTGGATTTGAGTACAAAGACGAAACGAGAAGTTACATTGGTTTCAGATGTGTAATGGATAGACTAGGAACGGTTCCTGGCAGAGAATAA
- a CDS encoding L-ribulokinase: MTEKYVIGIDFGSDSVRSLIVNAHNGTEVATSVHYYKRWKEGLYCNPSASQFRQHPLDYTEGLEATVIAALKEAGPQVAQNIVGISVDTTGSTPVAVDKNGTPLALLPEFAENPNGMFILWKDHTGNAEAEEINRLAKQHKVDFTKYVGGIYSSEWFWAKILRTLRVDETIRQTAYSWVEHCDWISAELTGNTDPKTLKRSRCAAGHKAMWNEEFDGLPSDEFLAELDPLLAGLRDRLFQNTYTSDEAMGTISSEWAAKLGVPKDVIIGVGAFDAHMGGVGAAIEPYSLVRVMGTSTCDMLIAPNEAYGHLFIKGICGQVDGSILPGMLGMEAGQSAFGDVYAWFQKLILDPINELVEDPSVTSKLTEQLIPHLAAKAAQIDVTENDPISLDWFNGRRTPDANHTLKGAISGLNLGSDAAVVFKSLVEATAFGSKAIVDRFINEGVPIKQIIAIGGVAKKSQFVMQTLSDVLNMPIKVAKSDQACALGAAMFAATAAGVYPDVATAQSAMNSGFDAEYQPNLEKHEIYKSLYQKYLSLGGFIENQF; this comes from the coding sequence ATGACTGAAAAATATGTAATCGGAATAGACTTTGGTTCCGATTCTGTCCGATCGCTAATTGTAAATGCTCATAACGGAACTGAAGTTGCCACATCGGTACATTATTATAAGCGTTGGAAAGAAGGTCTTTATTGCAATCCTAGTGCATCGCAATTTCGACAACACCCACTTGACTACACCGAAGGCCTAGAAGCAACAGTAATTGCCGCTCTCAAAGAGGCAGGGCCTCAAGTTGCTCAAAATATCGTAGGCATCTCAGTAGATACTACTGGATCAACTCCAGTAGCTGTAGACAAAAACGGTACTCCTTTAGCTTTACTCCCAGAGTTTGCCGAAAACCCAAATGGAATGTTCATCCTTTGGAAAGATCATACAGGCAATGCTGAGGCAGAAGAAATTAACAGACTAGCAAAGCAACATAAGGTTGATTTTACAAAATATGTAGGAGGGATATATTCGTCAGAATGGTTTTGGGCCAAAATACTGAGAACACTTCGAGTAGACGAAACCATTAGGCAAACAGCATATTCTTGGGTAGAACATTGCGATTGGATTTCTGCCGAATTAACAGGTAATACTGATCCCAAAACATTAAAAAGAAGCCGCTGTGCTGCAGGCCATAAAGCAATGTGGAATGAAGAATTCGATGGACTACCGTCCGATGAGTTCTTGGCTGAATTAGACCCCTTACTCGCTGGTTTAAGGGATAGGTTATTCCAAAATACTTATACTTCGGATGAAGCGATGGGTACAATTTCCAGCGAATGGGCTGCAAAATTGGGAGTACCTAAGGATGTAATCATAGGAGTTGGTGCTTTTGATGCACATATGGGTGGTGTAGGTGCAGCTATAGAGCCTTATTCTTTGGTAAGAGTAATGGGTACCTCCACTTGCGATATGCTCATCGCACCAAATGAGGCCTATGGTCACCTTTTTATCAAAGGAATATGTGGTCAAGTAGACGGCTCTATTTTACCAGGTATGCTAGGAATGGAAGCAGGACAGTCAGCTTTTGGAGATGTATATGCATGGTTTCAAAAATTAATTTTAGACCCAATAAATGAGCTAGTAGAAGATCCTTCCGTGACATCAAAACTGACAGAGCAGCTTATTCCACACCTGGCAGCAAAAGCAGCTCAAATTGATGTAACAGAAAACGATCCCATCTCACTTGATTGGTTCAATGGAAGAAGAACTCCAGATGCCAACCATACACTTAAAGGTGCAATTAGCGGATTAAACCTTGGTAGCGATGCTGCAGTAGTTTTCAAATCACTAGTTGAAGCAACAGCTTTTGGGTCAAAAGCCATAGTAGATAGATTTATCAATGAAGGCGTACCCATCAAACAAATTATTGCAATTGGAGGTGTAGCTAAAAAGTCCCAATTTGTAATGCAAACCTTATCCGATGTACTCAATATGCCCATTAAAGTAGCCAAAAGCGATCAGGCATGTGCATTAGGAGCGGCCATGTTTGCAGCCACGGCTGCTGGAGTATACCCAGATGTTGCAACAGCACAATCGGCTATGAACTCAGGGTTTGATGCCGAGTATCAACCAAACTTAGAAAAACACGAAATTTATAAAAGCCTTTATCAAAAATACCTTTCACTGGGGGGTTTTATTGAGAATCAATTCTAA
- a CDS encoding L-arabinose isomerase, giving the protein MIDLRQFEIWFVTGSQHLYGPETLQKVAEHSEEIAKSLDSSAPVKIIFKPTVKTPDEITAICREASANTSCIGIIAWMHTFSPAKMWINGLNILQKPLLHLHTQFNRDIPWNDIDMDFMNLNQSAHGDREFGFIMTRMRKKRKVVVGHWQSESVIKKINDWCRVAVGRNEMQNLKVVRFGDNMRQVAVTDGDKVAAEMKFGCSVNTHGVGDLVKVINEISDAEINTLIKEYEANYEMMPSISSNGSMRSSLIEAARIELGMKAFLADGGYGAYTNTFEDLHGMCQLPGIGSQRMMAAGYGYGGEGDWKTSAMVRVLKVMASGLKGGNSFMEDYTYHFNPTNPMVLGSHMLEVCPTIAHGKVKCEVHPLGIGGKDDPVRLVFDGAEGEALNVSLVDMGNRFRLIVNAVDAVKVTEKFPKLPTARVLWKPQPSMEVGCEAWILAGGAHHTAYSQNLTIEQIEDFAEMFDVEVVVIDNDTRIGGFKKELALGEVVFR; this is encoded by the coding sequence ATGATAGACTTAAGACAATTTGAAATATGGTTTGTAACAGGCAGTCAACACCTTTACGGACCTGAAACCCTCCAAAAAGTAGCGGAACACTCTGAAGAAATTGCGAAATCTTTGGACTCCTCTGCTCCAGTCAAAATAATTTTCAAGCCCACTGTAAAAACTCCAGATGAAATAACGGCTATATGTAGAGAAGCAAGTGCCAATACGAGTTGTATTGGAATTATAGCTTGGATGCATACTTTTTCGCCTGCCAAAATGTGGATCAATGGTTTGAATATTTTACAGAAACCCCTACTCCATCTTCATACACAATTCAATAGAGATATCCCTTGGAATGACATCGATATGGATTTCATGAATCTAAACCAAAGTGCTCACGGAGATAGAGAGTTTGGGTTCATTATGACCCGAATGCGTAAAAAACGTAAAGTTGTTGTAGGTCACTGGCAAAGCGAAAGTGTTATTAAAAAAATCAACGATTGGTGTAGAGTTGCAGTGGGTAGAAATGAAATGCAAAATCTCAAAGTTGTGAGATTTGGAGATAACATGAGACAAGTTGCGGTTACAGATGGAGACAAAGTTGCTGCCGAAATGAAGTTTGGCTGCTCTGTGAATACACATGGAGTTGGTGATTTAGTCAAAGTAATTAATGAGATTTCGGACGCTGAAATAAATACCTTGATCAAAGAATATGAGGCTAACTATGAAATGATGCCTTCTATTTCCAGTAATGGCTCAATGCGTTCCTCGCTTATTGAAGCAGCCAGGATAGAATTGGGTATGAAGGCTTTCTTGGCAGACGGAGGCTACGGTGCCTATACCAATACATTCGAAGATTTACATGGAATGTGTCAATTACCCGGCATAGGTTCGCAACGAATGATGGCTGCAGGCTATGGCTACGGAGGAGAAGGCGACTGGAAAACCTCCGCCATGGTACGTGTCTTGAAAGTAATGGCAAGCGGATTGAAAGGTGGAAACTCTTTTATGGAAGATTATACTTATCATTTTAACCCTACAAATCCGATGGTACTTGGCTCTCACATGCTAGAGGTATGCCCAACTATAGCACATGGAAAAGTAAAATGCGAAGTTCATCCGCTTGGAATAGGCGGCAAAGACGATCCTGTAAGGTTAGTTTTTGATGGGGCCGAAGGCGAAGCTTTAAATGTTTCACTGGTTGACATGGGAAATAGGTTTAGGCTCATTGTGAATGCCGTAGATGCAGTCAAAGTCACAGAGAAATTCCCAAAACTACCAACTGCTCGAGTGCTGTGGAAACCACAACCAAGTATGGAAGTTGGTTGTGAGGCATGGATTCTTGCTGGTGGTGCACACCATACTGCTTACAGCCAGAACCTAACAATAGAGCAAATAGAAGATTTTGCCGAAATGTTCGATGTAGAAGTTGTTGTAATTGACAATGACACAAGGATCGGAGGATTTAAAAAGGAATTGGCATTGGGGGAGGTTGTTTTTAGGTGA
- a CDS encoding LysR family transcriptional regulator, hydrogen peroxide-inducible genes activator, whose product MNLQQLEYILAVDKHRHFARAADACHVTQPTLSMMIHKLEDEYEIKIFDRTRQPVIPTEVGEKLIIQARKILQEAERFGEICIDMKENIRGELRIGIIPTIAPYLLPLFVSSFTQKYPEVLLKINELTTESILKQLENGSLDLGILVPLDNEQSWKVTPLYVEPFLVYSARSFEKNFVLAEEIDVNDLLLLEEGHCFRSQILKLCELRNKDSQRVQYNSGSLETLRNLVDQQLGITILPKLATLHFDEKQKSKLREFREPQPVRKVAILTKRDYIKEKLITALKNEIVLNLPTELTIENSIVVPLEL is encoded by the coding sequence ATGAATTTGCAACAATTAGAATATATATTGGCGGTAGACAAACATCGACATTTTGCTAGAGCCGCAGATGCTTGTCATGTTACTCAGCCAACCTTAAGTATGATGATTCATAAACTGGAGGACGAATATGAAATCAAGATTTTTGATAGAACTCGACAGCCAGTTATCCCAACCGAGGTAGGAGAAAAGCTTATCATTCAAGCCAGAAAAATTTTACAAGAAGCAGAGCGTTTTGGCGAAATATGCATTGACATGAAAGAAAATATCCGAGGTGAACTCAGGATAGGAATTATTCCAACGATTGCCCCTTACCTTCTTCCACTTTTTGTGAGCTCTTTTACGCAAAAATACCCTGAAGTACTTCTCAAAATCAACGAACTCACCACAGAGTCCATATTAAAGCAACTTGAAAACGGGAGCCTAGACCTTGGTATTTTAGTGCCTTTAGATAATGAACAATCATGGAAAGTTACTCCTTTGTATGTAGAGCCTTTTCTTGTCTACAGTGCTCGTTCCTTTGAAAAAAACTTTGTATTGGCCGAAGAAATTGACGTAAACGATCTATTATTATTAGAAGAAGGACACTGTTTTCGATCTCAGATTTTAAAGCTGTGTGAACTAAGAAATAAAGATAGCCAAAGAGTTCAATACAATTCAGGGAGTTTAGAAACCCTACGCAATTTAGTTGATCAGCAATTGGGCATCACAATTTTACCCAAACTTGCCACTTTGCATTTTGACGAAAAACAAAAAAGCAAACTTCGTGAATTCAGAGAACCTCAACCTGTAAGAAAAGTAGCAATTCTTACCAAAAGAGATTATATCAAAGAAAAGCTAATTACTGCACTCAAAAACGAAATTGTCTTAAATTTACCTACTGAACTAACAATTGAAAATTCAATTGTAGTACCACTTGAATTGTAA
- a CDS encoding methylglyoxal synthase, which yields MKARKRIALVAHDHKKNELIEWAKYNKGTLLKHQLFATGTTGKMLEEELDISVVRLMSGPLGGDQQIGALIAEGKIDVLIFFWDPMSAQPHDPDIKALLRLGAVWNILIACDRSSADFILSSPLMNEPYEVKLPDYDSYLKRDI from the coding sequence TTGAAAGCAAGAAAACGAATAGCACTTGTGGCACATGATCACAAGAAAAATGAGCTCATAGAATGGGCTAAGTATAACAAAGGTACATTGCTGAAACACCAACTATTTGCCACGGGAACAACGGGTAAAATGCTTGAAGAGGAGTTGGATATCAGTGTTGTGAGACTAATGAGTGGGCCATTAGGAGGAGATCAACAAATAGGTGCTCTCATTGCCGAAGGTAAAATAGATGTGCTTATTTTCTTTTGGGATCCAATGTCTGCTCAGCCGCATGATCCTGATATTAAGGCACTTCTGAGACTTGGAGCGGTGTGGAATATTTTAATAGCTTGTGATAGATCATCCGCAGACTTCATTCTTTCCTCCCCATTAATGAACGAACCTTACGAAGTAAAACTTCCAGATTACGATAGTTATTTGAAACGTGATATTTAA
- a CDS encoding type IX secretion system membrane protein, PorP/SprF family — translation MKIKILGRRLMKFVAVALFCLLGTEVAFAQVDPQFSQYIFNQFYLNPAAAGLGSKTEITAIYRNQWTGYTGTFDAGGAPTTQILSANAPVSFLKGGLGVYITNDQIGGGSINRNFKLSYAMHKRFGPSTISAGVGVGSHSRILDGGVYRPREGDDPSIPNGRISQSNLDVDLGVLLSNPGYQLGVSLKHINQPSYSFGTATGESVLPRTLNINANVLIGLSYTLDVQPMLLIKSDFNTVSTEAGALVKYNSRYWAGVNYRWQDAASFLIGGRFLNDALSLGYALDYVVFGTTAKAPLSHEILLSYALKPPRSGKKSIIRTPRYSY, via the coding sequence ATGAAAATAAAGATATTGGGTAGAAGATTAATGAAATTTGTTGCAGTTGCACTTTTTTGCCTGTTGGGCACTGAGGTTGCATTTGCTCAGGTAGATCCTCAATTCTCTCAATATATTTTCAATCAGTTTTATTTAAATCCAGCTGCTGCTGGCTTAGGAAGTAAAACTGAAATTACGGCAATTTATAGAAACCAATGGACTGGTTACACTGGCACGTTTGATGCTGGTGGTGCTCCTACTACCCAAATTCTATCTGCGAATGCTCCCGTAAGTTTTCTGAAAGGAGGGTTAGGCGTTTATATTACGAATGATCAGATCGGTGGAGGTAGTATCAATAGGAACTTTAAGTTGAGTTATGCAATGCATAAGCGGTTTGGTCCGTCAACAATAAGTGCTGGTGTGGGTGTGGGTTCTCATTCAAGAATATTGGATGGGGGAGTGTATAGGCCTAGAGAAGGGGATGATCCTTCAATTCCAAATGGCAGAATAAGTCAAAGTAATCTTGATGTTGATTTGGGTGTTTTATTGTCTAATCCCGGATATCAGTTAGGGGTTTCGTTAAAACATATTAATCAGCCATCTTACAGTTTTGGCACGGCAACTGGCGAAAGCGTTTTGCCAAGAACATTAAATATTAATGCAAATGTACTCATTGGTCTAAGTTACACCTTAGATGTGCAACCAATGTTACTAATAAAGAGTGATTTCAATACTGTGTCTACCGAAGCAGGGGCATTGGTCAAGTACAATTCAAGGTACTGGGCTGGTGTTAACTACAGATGGCAAGATGCAGCTTCTTTCCTAATAGGCGGTCGTTTTCTCAATGATGCACTTAGTCTAGGTTATGCCTTGGACTACGTAGTTTTTGGCACAACGGCTAAGGCTCCACTTTCTCACGAAATACTATTAAGTTACGCCCTAAAACCTCCTAGGTCAGGTAAGAAATCAATTATTCGTACACCGAGATACAGTTATTGA